A section of the Pseudomonas sp. Q1-7 genome encodes:
- a CDS encoding ISL3 family transposase, whose translation MHPIDLAAFWPGYAVVSCRQSTHDTLLIELEPQVGSVPECGRCGEACPLIHERRTRQVRDRDLFDQRVLLQLPVRRVDCLSCGRVTERISWLEPVSRLTQRLRVWLEGLLQLLPISHVSRLTGLHWHTLKTLDKRRLEAAVGTFEPGDVRRLVMDEFALHKGHRYATVIMDAERTRVLWVGHGNSREAIRPFFELLGEHCQRIEAVAMDMNTAFDLEVQRHCPQAEVVYDLFHVVARYGREVIDRIRVDQANRLREDKPARKVVKQSRWLLLRNHDNLKDGQAVQLQELLAANQPLATVYVLKDALKAIWYAPSVQEGWRRWRSWLRHARDSGLAPLQRFARNLRKYARGILASARFHLHTSLLEGVNNRIKVIKRMAYGFRDSAYFFLKIKAAFPGKAR comes from the coding sequence GTGCATCCTATTGATCTTGCTGCTTTCTGGCCAGGCTACGCAGTCGTCTCCTGTCGCCAATCAACCCACGACACCCTGCTAATCGAGCTCGAGCCTCAAGTCGGCTCCGTCCCCGAATGCGGACGCTGTGGTGAAGCCTGTCCATTGATCCATGAGCGGCGGACTCGTCAGGTGCGCGATCGCGATCTGTTCGACCAGCGCGTCTTGCTCCAGCTACCGGTGCGCCGCGTCGATTGCCTGAGTTGTGGGCGGGTAACCGAGCGGATCAGCTGGTTGGAACCGGTGTCGCGTTTGACCCAACGCTTGCGCGTCTGGCTCGAAGGCTTGCTGCAATTGCTGCCCATCAGTCATGTCAGCCGCCTCACCGGCCTGCACTGGCACACGCTCAAGACGCTCGATAAGCGCCGCCTGGAGGCCGCCGTCGGCACCTTCGAGCCGGGTGATGTGCGTCGCCTGGTGATGGACGAGTTCGCCCTGCACAAAGGCCATCGCTACGCCACGGTGATCATGGATGCCGAGCGCACGCGGGTGCTGTGGGTCGGTCATGGCAACAGCCGCGAGGCGATCCGCCCATTCTTTGAATTACTGGGCGAGCACTGCCAACGGATCGAAGCGGTGGCGATGGACATGAACACCGCCTTCGACCTGGAGGTGCAGCGGCATTGCCCGCAGGCCGAAGTGGTGTACGACCTGTTTCATGTGGTGGCGCGCTACGGCCGCGAGGTGATCGACCGGATCCGCGTCGACCAGGCCAACCGCCTGCGCGAGGACAAGCCGGCGCGCAAGGTGGTCAAGCAGAGTCGCTGGCTGCTGCTGCGCAATCACGACAACCTCAAGGACGGGCAGGCCGTGCAGTTGCAAGAGCTGCTCGCGGCCAACCAACCACTGGCCACGGTCTATGTGCTCAAGGATGCGTTAAAGGCAATCTGGTACGCCCCCAGTGTGCAGGAGGGCTGGCGGCGCTGGCGAAGTTGGCTACGGCATGCCCGGGACAGCGGTCTGGCGCCACTGCAACGCTTTGCCCGCAACCTGCGCAAATACGCCCGGGGCATCCTCGCCAGTGCGCGTTTCCACCTACATACCAGCCTGCTGGAGGGCGTGAATAACCGTATCAAGGTGATCAAGCGCATGGCCTATGGCTTCCGAGACTCAGCCTACTTCTTCCTGAAAATCAAGGCTGCCTTCCCCGGGAAAGCGCGATGA